The following proteins come from a genomic window of Sulfolobales archaeon:
- a CDS encoding metal ABC transporter ATP-binding protein, with product MIVLEKVSAGYGDRLAIEDITLRLSHPFFAIIAGPNGAGKSTLLKVIIGLIRRRSGRVNIFGLDPEVDRRSIRSLVSYMPQSSAISPEIPLRVWDIVSSPLKLEGREDEDAVKEAMRIVGIERYAYEKFSKLSDGLRQRVLIARALVKSSKLVLLDEPLSHIDPKGRAEIISTLHSIHRERDVSFLIVGHDLSACAMYDPLVILLNKRIIAVGRFSEVIKPRHLAETYGSLLYGEGFIFMGEEHG from the coding sequence ATGATCGTATTAGAGAAGGTGAGCGCTGGCTATGGAGATCGCCTTGCTATCGAGGATATAACTTTGAGGCTTAGCCATCCATTCTTCGCAATCATTGCAGGGCCTAATGGGGCTGGTAAATCGACTCTCCTAAAAGTCATTATAGGCCTTATCAGGAGGAGATCTGGTAGGGTAAACATATTCGGGTTAGATCCCGAGGTGGATAGGAGATCTATTAGAAGCCTTGTAAGCTATATGCCCCAATCATCTGCAATAAGCCCGGAGATCCCATTGAGGGTCTGGGATATAGTCTCATCACCATTAAAACTTGAGGGTAGAGAGGATGAGGATGCCGTTAAAGAGGCGATGAGGATTGTTGGTATAGAGCGATATGCCTATGAGAAGTTCTCAAAGCTATCTGATGGGCTGAGACAAAGGGTTCTCATAGCCAGGGCACTTGTAAAGTCGTCAAAGCTTGTTCTTCTCGACGAGCCTCTCTCCCATATAGATCCTAAGGGTAGGGCTGAAATCATATCGACTCTTCATAGTATCCATAGGGAGAGGGATGTAAGCTTTCTAATAGTTGGACATGATCTATCTGCATGTGCGATGTATGATCCGCTGGTGATTCTTCTTAACAAGAGGATTATCGCCGTAGGTAGGTTCTCAGAGGTTATAAAGCCTAGGCATCTTGCAGAGACATATGGATCCCTGTTATATGGGGAGGGCTTTATATTCATGGGTGAGGAACATGGTTGA